A DNA window from Xyrauchen texanus isolate HMW12.3.18 chromosome 6, RBS_HiC_50CHRs, whole genome shotgun sequence contains the following coding sequences:
- the LOC127645771 gene encoding piggyBac transposable element-derived protein 3-like isoform X3, whose protein sequence is MASISRSFYGSGPNKRASNTGSHHGVSEAERLLYSMVEDNSDMDEMSDGEEIDPEQWNDGQINDYPPLDHDSCDDSENDDGDETPSGLGEHWVCTGFSPELAPFQAEDKTFSDRLGWRPVDYVNQYIDSELMELITDCSNATALATTGTPLNATVTEMYHLFGASILMSCVQYPEMRMFWSNALRIPAISDRITRGRFFKLRSSLKVVIDIDVPEQTKSADRFWKVRPFLDRVRRGCMLQFRPECVSIDEQMVSFTGACPFRQYMPSKPNPVGMKNFVLASASGIVLDFLVYQGAEALCSQDSAGKNLGLGGMVVAHLAESLHPGSKIYCDRFFTNMNIVDHMIKKQVYVTGTVMQNRVAQALKRLPGDMTMELQKRGATASVVRRDGKVCVLKWYDDKPYLMVSTVHGEQPYDTYQRWSKQNKEFVNVKQPSVVREYKAKMAGFDLTERMISSYCLSSRTKRWTIRMLMHFTDLALVNSWLLYQQDNLENSTMEFLEFRTIVAQTYLAMADSLGVRCSYEEEGFNAHPAKRCRFTAVPHISVRTTSARHLPEMVDLKNAMRCRRKHCNRKSRVRCVECNVFLCLRAERNCFAAFHSSDLE, encoded by the exons ATGGCGTCGATTTCAAGGAGTTTCTACGGGAGCGGACCAAACAAAAGGGCGTCAAATACAG GTTCACATCATGGGGTGTCCGAAGCGGAAAGGTTGCTGTACTCAATGGTTGAAGACAACTCTGACATGGACGAAATGTCAGACGGTGAGGAAATTGACCCAGAGCAATGGAATGATGGGCAAATCAATGATTACCCTCCACTGGATCACGACAGCTGCGACGATAGTGAAAATGATGACGGTGACGAAACACCCAGTGGACTTGGGGAACATTGGGTGTGCACTGGCTTCAGTCCAGAATTGGCGCCGTTCCAGGCTGAAGATAAGACTTTCAGTGATCGACTCGGTTGGCGGCCCGTGGACTATGTTAATCAGTACATCGATTCAGAATTGATGGAGCTCATTACTGACTGTTCAAACGCAACAGCGCTGGCTACCACTGGCACGCCACTCAACGCTACCGTTACCGAGATGTACCATTTATTTGGAGCGTCTATTTTGATGTCATGTGTGCAGTATCCAGAAATGAGAATGTTCTGGTCCAACGCTCTACGAATCCCTGCCATTAGCGACCGCATTACTCGTGGCAGGTTTTTCAAACTGAGAAGCAGCCTGAAAGTGGTTATCGACATTGACGTTCCCGAACAGACGAAGAGTGCCGATCGATTCTGGAAGGTGAGGCCGTTTCTGGATCGCGTCCGCAGAGGTTGCATGCTTCAATTTCGACCAGAATGCGTGTCCATCGATGAACAGATGGTCTCGTTCACCGGCGCCTGTCCATTTCGCCAGTATATGCCAAGTAAGCCCAATCCTGTCGGCATGAAAAATTTCGTGTTGGCTTCAGCTAGCGGGATTGTGCTGGACTTTCTTGTATATCAAGGCGCAGAGGCTCTGTGTTCACAAGATTCGGCAGGTAAAAACCTGGGTCTCGGGGGCATGGTTGTAGCACATCTGGCAGAATCACTGCATCCTGGTTCCAAGATCTACTGCGACCGCTTCTTCACAAACATGAACATTGTGGATCACATGATTAAGAAGCAGGTGTACGTGACTGGCACTGTCATGCAGAACCGGGTAGCTCAGGCACTGAAGAGACTTCCGGGTGACATGACCATGGAATTGCAGAAAAGAGGAGCCACTGCATCCGTTGTCAGGAGAGACGGGAAGGTGTGTGTGCTGAAGTGGTATGATGACAAACCATATTTGATGGTCTCCACTGTTCATGGTGAACAGCCGTATGACACCTATCAACGGTGGTCAAAGCAGAATAAGGAATTTGTGAATGTCAAGCAACCAAGTGTTGTCCGTGAGTACAAGGCAAAGATGGCAGGATTTGACTTGACGGAACGGATGATATCGTCCTATTGTCTGAGCAGCCGAACCAAGAGGTGGACAATACGGATGCTCATGCACTTCACTGATCTGGCTTTAGTCAACAGCTGGTTACTGTATCAACAAGACAACCTGGAAAACAGCACAATGGAGTTCCTCGAATTTCGCACGATAGTGGCTCAAACGTATCTAGCTATGGCCGACAGCCTTGGCGTACGATGTTCATATGAGGAGGAAGGTTTTAATGCTCATCCTGCCAAAAGATGTCGGTTCACTGCCGTCCCACACATTTCAGTCCGGACAACTTCTGCTCGACACCTACCTGAGATGGTTGACTTGAAAAATGCAATGCGCTGCAGAAGAAAGCACTGCAACAGGAAAAGTCGCGTGCGTTGCGTGGAATGTAACGTGTTCCTGTGCTTAAGGGCAGAACGCAACTGTTTTGCTGCTTTCCACAGCAGCGACCTCGAGTAG